From Nerophis lumbriciformis linkage group LG13, RoL_Nlum_v2.1, whole genome shotgun sequence, one genomic window encodes:
- the LOC133613815 gene encoding plasma membrane ascorbate-dependent reductase CYBRD1 isoform X4, giving the protein MAAMEKYKQFVVTLTCAAVMATMAVIFVLRWVLHFKEGLAWDGSPAEFNWHPLLLVCGFIVLQGLAIIVYRLPWSWQCSKLTMKFIHAGLNFVAFIFAVVSLVAVFDFHNAAKIPNMYSLHSWLGLTAVILYCLQLVLGVAMYLIPFTPVAWRAAFMPIHVYSGLLLFASVIAVALMGITEKLIFGLSNPKYKDSPPEATFVNILGVLLVVFGALILWIATRPSWKRPSEQTLHTLHSDEESTRVGPALSELSDEREGEAFGETRRRSNKLEDQVN; this is encoded by the exons ATGGCGGCCATGGAGAAGTACAAACAGTTTGTGGTGACTCTGACTTGTGCGGCAGTGATGGCAACGATGGCCGTCATTTTCGTGCTGAGGTGGGTTCTGCACTTCAAGGAGGGTCTGGCCTGGGACGGAAGTCCGGCCGAGTTCAACTGGCACCCGCTGCTGCTCGTCTGCGGCTTCATTGTGCTGCAAGGTCTGG CCATCATCGTGTACAGACTCCCGTGGAGCTGGCAGTGCAGCAAACTTACAATGAAGTTTATCCACGCGGGCTTGAACTTCGTGGCCTTCATTTTTGCTGTTGTGTCTTTGGTGGCGGTTTTTGACTTCCACAACGCTGCCAAGATCCCCAACATGTACAGTCTGCACAGCTGGTTGGGTCTGACAGCCGTGATATTGTATTGTCTGCAG CTTGTTTTAGGGGTCGCCATGTACTTGATACCATTCACACCTGTAGCCTGGAGAGCAGCCTTCATGCCCATCCATGTCTACAGTGGCCTTCTACTCTTTGCTTCAGTCATAGCAGTGGCACTCATGGGCATTACTGAGAAACTCATATTTGGCCT GAGCAACCCAAAGTATAAGGACTCCCCTCCCGAGGCAACATTTGTGAACATTCTAGGAGTCCTTCTGGTAGTTTTCGGTGCTCTGATCCTCTGGATTGCCACTCGGCCATCTTGGAAACGGCCGAGTGAACAGACCTTGCATACTTTGCATTCCGATGAGGAGAGCACTAGAGTCGGTCCGGCCTTGTCTGAACTCTCGGATGAAAGAGAGGGCGAAGCCTTTGGGGAGACCCGCAGAAGGAGTAATAAATTAGAGGATCAGGTCAACTGA